CACCGTGTGATAGACTCTCCTAGCTGTAATTTGTCAAACAATGTTACGAACATGTTGGGCCAAAAGTCTAAACACAATCAATTGACCCAGACCGGCCCGGATGGATGATCATGGCATCGCCTTGGTACCAATATCTATGTAcggtaaaaactctataaattaataatattaggactttaaaattttattaatttatagagatattaatttacaaaagtttttttatttagattttttattttaaaatatatttattctaagataagaaaaatatttgatttcagTGTATAGacattgattgttatttttgaaatttgacatttatattatttttgttatattatttgatgtatataatatatattttacatataatattactaaatctcatcaaaaatatatgaagtgttaaggaaatataaaaataattccaTTGAATatcaaacaaacaatataataatatgttcttacttatataaaataaatatgtatacatataaattattaatttataattttaatgggaccatatatttacatagaatttcctaaaaaaatattatcttattattttatcgatttgtatcaaattttgaaccggtccAAATTGGGAtcgataaaatttattaatttatagagattattaatttatcgactattaatttatagatgttctactgtaattttatcaaaagagattcAGAAAGCAGCTGGATACATCGTCTTTTTACTTGGGAGAGAGATTGATTCTCCGTGTTTTATAATCCGAGTCTGAAACTGTGAACTGATTTGAAACAAATGCTGTCTAATCTCGATAAACTATCAAATTTTTGTAGTGTTTTAACATGTGTTTATAAACAGTAAACAATTCTATTTCACCAACCAATACGTCACATGGGTCAAGAACTCAACTCGATCACTCGAGATGCAACAAGAGATGAATTTTTGGGCAGAAAGAAAAgtcattccaaaaaaaaaaacaaaaagaatgtcCTTGAAACCACACAAGTTCCTGAAAAAGATTGATGAGAGTATAGAATTGGAAGAAGTATAATTGACTCTCATCGAGAATATACAATATGCATATGCTTATATAGAAATGATGACTAAACCTAATTCCTACACTAATATGGAATATTACAATATAGAGAATGATAAGTTTCCTATTCTAATATATTCATGTTTATCTTGATCTTGGATTTGGGTCGATCTAGATCTCCCAATACCCTCCCGCAAGCTCATACATGGTAACACGTGTGAGATTGGACAAAATTTCAAAGTATGGTAGTAGAAGTAACTCCTGGAAGTAGTTGAGGTAGAGGTAGAAAAATCACTTGTTTTGGGGTCTCAAAATACTTAGCTTGAGTAGTAGTTGTAGTAGTTGAAGTACGTATACCTTTATACCATCATGAGCTCATGCTTCTTACGATGGAAGGCTACGTAAGAAACCATGCACAAACAAGTGCACCACAAACAGTTTGATGGTGTTGACTTTGCAGCGATTTGTTTGGTGGTAGTAGTATTAGGTGTGGCCTGTTAAAGCGCCAATAGAAGTGGTTGCTTGAAAAGAAAGCAACAACGATTTTTAGTAGTAAAATAGTGCGGAAGTGACGGCCTTGTTGTCGTGAATGAAACAAATGCGGTTTTAAAGAAGCGACGGCTTGATGAAGCTCGATTGCTTGAGTAGAAGTGGAATTTGATCAAGCGACTGTAGTAGATGTAGTAGTGGTGGCAACATGATGAAGCGCAGCAGTAGAAGTAGTAACTCGAGGAGGAAGCAACACTGGTTTGTGAAACAATGACGATTGTTCATGTTGCGGAAGCTAAGGCCGCTTGTGCAACTGCAATTGCTTGCGTAATAAAGTAGTCCGGAAGTGACGGCTTTTGTAGTCTTCAATGGAAACAAACGGCTCCTTTGATATGAATGAAGAAGCAACAGCCTTATAAAGCTCCATTGTTTGAGTAGTAAGGTAGTGTGTTGGCTCTTGTAGAAGTGTATGATGAATTGCTTGAGAACGTACTCTTCAAGTCAAATCTTCAAACTGGGTCTATAGAATAGCAGGAGTTGTTGATGATGTTAACGTAGAAGTAATATCTGctatgcttcttttttttttcaggagcACGGTGATGTAGTAGTAGATAttgaaagagagaaaagaaaaaaaaaaaggtcaaagAATcttctgctctgataccataaaaaAGATTGATGAGAGTATAGAATTGGAAGAAGTATAATTGACTCTCATCGAGAATATACAATATGCATATGCTTATATAGAAATGATGACTAAACCTAATTCCTACACTAATATGGAATATTACAATATAGAGAATGATAAGTTTCCTATTCTAATATATTCATGTTTATCTTGATCTTGGATTTGGGTCGATCTAGATCTCCCAATAGTTCCCGTCTATCAAGAGTTCGAGCCTTGTGTTTCTGAGAAACCTCAGCTATTGGATTCATGACCACAAAACGATCAGCTTTATGGTTCTTATTAGGAAATTAAGAACCAACCATTGCTAGAAAAAGAAACCTTTTCAGAAATATACATCTAACACGAAATGAATCTATTGTAAGCACATGGAAAGAACACAACCAATTGCTCAAAGAACGACAACATAAAACTGAAAACTTTATTGACTTCGTATAATCtgtcttttatattttgaaCAACCAAGAAACTTAATCATATACAACAAAAAGATTATAACTTTTCTCAATAAACAgaggcatcatcatcatcatcacctaaTCAATCAGCTTAGAAAAGTCAATCATAATGAGAGTATTGATTGTAATAGTCAtcatacgaagaagaagaagatcgatCATCATCAGAATCATAAACACGATGATTATGATAGAGATTATGCTCAAAAGCAAGCCGATcttcatcatcagcatcatcagataaagaagaagaagaagaggattgAGATTCGTGGTAGGTGTAGGAGTAGAAGGAATCATCAGGAGGGAGACACATAAAAGTCCATAAACAGAGAACCAAACGACTCAACTGATACATCGGGTAGCAAACCGCCATGTCCACTAGCTGCCTTGTGTTGATCCTCTGCGACGACGGTATCCTCCACATCAGCTGCCACGTCTCCGTTGAGACGTCGGCGACGGCCACAACCGCCGCACTGTTGAACACCATAACACCAAaaagactctctctctcttttttctcttcGGTGTGGTTTGTCGTCGCTTTGACTTTTCGTGAGTTTGGTACTAATAAtgactaaagagagagagagactttttaaaatgtttttattacacAACTATACAGAAAgagatatatgttttgtttattcAATGCCGACTATAAAGTTGTTATCTTTGTAACTACAACTTGGATGGGGATGGACATTCGGTCTTTGGATAGTGTTcggatatatattttaactttttgataTTTGAATCTAGCTaggtaaataaaaaatctaaatttggaTAGGGATCGATTATTTTCGGATCCAAATCCGTTCAAGTCAATTTATATATGGTTTTTGACTATGTAATGGATTCGGGTCGGTTTAAATACTTAGATTCCAAAAAGATCCTAAGTATCCAAAAAGATCCGAATTACCTCAAAAATATGCAAATaccccaaaaaaataataaaagagataTGTTTTGTTACTCAATGTGGACCAAAATGATCATTGTAAGGAGAATCATTTAAAAGTTGGAACCTTTCAGTTCTAAAACTTAAAGTCAAAAGCTTTGTGGTTATGTTACTTCTGTGATAAGCCCGGCCCATTACTTATCTTGGCACCGGAGGAGAGACAGAGATAGGGGCGCCGAAGCAGCAAGTGGTCATATGAAGTGCAAAGAAGATAAGGCTTGGCTGAAACGATTTCAGAGCTGTTACAATGGCTCTGTCTCATTCCACGGTTGTTTCACATGGTTGTACTCTTCCTTTGTGTAGATACTCAAAGCTTCGGCTTCTGAGCTCACCTTCTTTGCCACTTCATTTCAATAAAACCGTAAAGAGATTAGAATCTTTCCACCTTCCACCTCCATCAGCTGCAGCAGCTGCTTCATCCTACTTTCCTATCGACGTTGAGTATCTCAAGCGAGAGTTCTCTGGCCATGGAGCCACTTTCGAGGATATTGGTATATCATTCTCTAACTTTTAATTGTCTGATCGAATGAGAAGAAGCTTACAGACTTTGATGTGATGATTAGGTGAGACTTGTGTTGCCAAACTGAAACTAGACAACGGAAGTTCAGCCAATGTGACGCTGACACGTGGCATGGTAACATCGTACAAAGTCAAAGTCTGGCACGGAGGCAAAGTGGAGCTTCTCCACACATGGgtggagcaagaagaagaagaagaagtagtgATAAGAGGAGGTGTTTCATCAGCATTTAGTTCATCAGATGACACTGAAGAATGGAGTCTCCATGGGATCACTGGAGATTCAGAGAATTGTGTTCAGGTGGAACTGAGAAGAAGTGACAAGAAGATCAAAGATATTGAAATGAAACAGATTATAACTCTGAGAGGAGACACATTAAGTATTGAGCTTTGTGTGACAAACAAAGGAGTTTCACCGATCAGTATCAAAGGCTGTTCACTTGTAAGTTATCTGACAGTGAGCACACCAGAAGCTACCTATGCAGTTGGGCTGGAAGGTTCAGATTTTGTTGAGACAACTCCTTTTCTTCCTCGTTTCGGGTTGGttcaaggagaagaagaagataaatatgGGTTGAGTGGGGAAGAAGAGAGCAACTACAAACAGTTGAGTGAAGAGATGAGTAGGATTTACACACTTGCTCCAAGTAGCTTCACTATTATTGACAGGGTAATAATATAACAATACATACTACTACTTTCAATATAAACTTCATTTCAAATATTCTTTGTGGATTTAGTGATGTTAATTTTCTCAGGGAAGAAGGAACTCAGTGGTAGTGGGAAGAGAAGGGTTTGAGGAAGTGTATATGTACAGCCCTGGTTCCAAACTTGAGAGTTACACAAAGTCTGCTTATGTCTGTATTGGACCATCTTCATTGCTAAACCCAATATCTTTGGATCCTGGTTGTGTTTGGAGAGgcgtgttgcatctccacaatCCTAATTCTTGAGCTGATCTATAAGTTGATTTATTAAAAAGTCTGTAAGAGTATAAACCATTTTAACAGACTTTCTTAGCAAGAAAAGTGAAATAATTACAGGACTTTTGCTATTCAGCATAAGACAATGGAAGTGAGAAACTAAGTAAATAGACGCAACCCTAGCAATAAGTTGAAACTTGAAGAATCTATAAGCAAAAAATAGGGATAGATGATTCTGTTTCATGGCATGTTATTGACTTGATTGCCTTGGGTTTACATTAGTAAATACTGTTTTATGTGTGATGACTAGTAGTTGTCACGTCCATCCATTAGTATATCACTATAAGATatctcaaaattaaatattaataattttaatatagtttaataaataattaaatttaaagtcattaaagagatttaacaaaataaaaagtaacACATTTAACAAAGtgtcttaatttttttggttagaAATCCCTTTCcacttttcataattttttaaaattaaataatcttCAGAGATACTTGTTTAAATGCCGCAGTTAAGGTTGACCTGGTCCCCtggactatatttgcgaagtgattttgccacatgtcatttatacaatcaatttcacaaaataaatatgacatggctactgaaattgatgacatgccTTATAGCTTAATATGGCATGGACAATtccatttaatgttaatttatatttttggtaaactttttaaaatacggtaataactcatatattacatttaatgtcaatttatatttttgaaaatgtttttagaatatggaaataactcataaatcatcattaaaataaatatattcagatatggcattataaatttcgaaatataatttaattatatatttttatattatacaattttattactaaaattttcaaaaatgtatacaatttctttagaaaattataaaatttaatcgtaaaatcattatttcttatatatctacaaattttataaatattgtttaattttaatttttggtacttatgcaacttttacaaatttatttaatatatttaattaaaataaatagatagaaaaatctatctaagattataatttcaaatatatacatgcatattcttaaatataatttttaaattttttattgcaCATGGTGCAAGAAGACACCTAGTATATTTGAGAAACCCTGTAATGTGTTTGTGATTGTGCTTTTGCAAACAAAGGTGATTGTGGAAGCACTGTAGCCTAATGATTAatgtttaaaggcttctactcCCAGGTCTGGGGTTCAAATCTCAGACTATACAATTTATTGaagattacaggaaatccaggtttcaagtcccggagagaacgatttattaaacaattatgcagactacggAAGAAAAGTttacaagggatcttcaacatggtgcaagtaaatctagttaggcgtggatcttcataggacggcttatgtgatgcagttaggcgtaggtcttcataaggcaTGTAGTATTgccggttgtcgaatcgtctatgtaatatttctcatatcataattgtaagatcataataaatcagcgttaaaaaaaaattgaattagtCAACGTCCAAGTTGACTTTTGAGATTAAATGTCACGAAAGGTAAAGACATTCATACATATTGTAATTACATGAATACATTGAGTAAGTACCTTGCAAAAGCAACTATGAAGGAGACCAACCTTCGTCATGGGCAAATGGGCACAAACAATATTAAGGGCccaataatcataaaacaaacaGTTTGAGATAAGTTTACACATGTAAGAGGCAATTATCCAAAAAAACATTCAATTTCTTTTGAAGGCACATAAAAAGTAACATTTATTACCAGCACTATAAAAGAGTTTGGTTGGTTCTTAGGTCAAAATCCGTAGTAAAAAACGTACccagagaaaagagaaaaaatgggGGAGCATATTAAAATAGTGTAGAAGTATAGGACTTCTTCCTCTATTTCCTTATTCTCAGGCAAATCAATCAAAAgtgcttttttcttcttcttttagttCGGAgtatctctctgtctctctagaataaaaaaaaaagcatcacCCTTTATTCAAATTAATTCCTCTTTCAATCTCTGCTTATCGCTGAAAGAGAATTTTTTAACTCTCTTTCTTTTACAGTTAGAAATTAGCATTTTCCTTTTGTCTTTTTGACACTTTGTCCGTTTCCCTCTACTAAATCTTTGTGGATACTTATGCTTCTTCGATTCTCTTAAAAGAAgactttaaatttattttgacaTAACTCTGGTTATTCCTCCAAACCCCTTTTTTATGAGTTCTGTGCACTTCTCTCGCTGCCTCAAAGTTTGTAATGGGATAAAACTCGGAGAAAGAGGAGGTGTAAGGGAAGTTTCTCCATTGATGATAAACTGTTTCAAAGACCTAATACATGCTTTGATGAATGTTTTGCTTTGTAAGttcctttttctctctctattatGTTTTTCTGTAAATCACTTCTCTGTCCATATACCTCACaagtctttaaaaaaaaaactcttttgtttcagccactaatgatgatgatgatgaagatcatGTGGATGGTCATGGGAATGATGCTACAGAAGAAGATGACGCAAAGGAAGACGATGGTGATACTCCCACTCTGACAAGTAGTCTCAGAAAGGTGGATTCGagttcaaagaagaagaaggtacaACGGGTGGATGTGATGGGGATTAAGGAGCTTGCTGAGATTCGTGAattcgaacccaggttggttggtcttcttctctcttccatCTCATATTTGTAGGGACTAGTCAGAGTTTGGTCATAAAGGTTTGTTTGTAATGGAATCAGATTCTTCACTATTTTCGTTTGGTTTCTTTACATgaataatgagttttttttcttaactagtTCAAAACATTACGTTTCTATTTGGTCTGTGGAGAATTTGATGGATTATCTCATTTTCTTTgcaatgaagaaaaagatgatatTGATCGGCGGAAAAACTGTGTGTGTGTTATCCTGTGATCTCTCCAATTTAGTTTTAATGGAGGGTCCAAGGCCAGCATTTGAATCTATATACATAGATAGAGAGGTACATATAGAGTGAGCGAGAGAATCTgcatttgtcttcttcttctagagATGCTAATTAGTATACATCTTTAACTTTATTCGTTTCTTCAACCATTTAATGGAAGCTGTTTTGGGGGGTGATCAAGTTCTGGAGTAAGTTACAAATTTAGCAATCACTATGTCCGTCAGACAACTTTACTCGGTCTGTAACTTCAGCAGCTTGTTGTCTTTTGACGTAGCTCTTTCtacattttgtaaataataatagtaaGCTTTTCATGTGTGTGTATAGTAGTTCAGGCGGGTGTTGCTTTGTCACTTTCCATATCTAAGTTTTCTACTTGTGTTCTGTCAAAGCTTGAAGCAAATAGTGTCAAAGATAGTCCTAATGCAAAGTATACCTCAAGGTTTAGGCCTCCAAAAAGTGATGTGAATTGATCTGCATTCGGCAAGATCTGCCACCAAACCCCTACAGATAACCCTCTAATTCCATTCTCAACTTCTAAAATCTAAATGACAGGTGCATTGTATACCCTGATTGAGCCAAGAACAAGAGTGACATGTCCCACCTGCCACTCCGAGATATCCTTCGCAATTGTTTTCAGATCAAAAACTTTCTATTCATCTTATCAGGAAATATTGCAGATATTCAATGTGAAATGAAGAATAACAAATGATATGCAACAACCATACCTTGTTCAGGGAAAACCTGAAATATGGCAGATATCACTCCGTTGACAAACTCTCTCAGATTATCCACATGATACCTAACGTGGCAGTGCTCCGTCCTTTGGTGAACTCTCTCAAGTCTTCTTTAGTGATATCAGAGAACTGAAATCCTTTGTAAGCAGCTACTTGTTCAATCAGAAGCTTATCGAG
This Brassica napus cultivar Da-Ae chromosome C6, Da-Ae, whole genome shotgun sequence DNA region includes the following protein-coding sequences:
- the LOC111213159 gene encoding uncharacterized protein LOC111213159, whose product is MVFNSAAVVAVADVSTETWQLMWRIPSSQRINTRQLVDMAVCYPMYQLSRLVLCLWTFMCLPPDDSFYSYTYHESQSSSSSSLSDDADDEDRLAFEHNLYHNHRVYDSDDDRSSSSSYDDYYNQYSHYD
- the LOC111213158 gene encoding protein NDH-DEPENDENT CYCLIC ELECTRON FLOW 5, producing MALSHSTVVSHGCTLPLCRYSKLRLLSSPSLPLHFNKTVKRLESFHLPPPSAAAAASSYFPIDVEYLKREFSGHGATFEDIGETCVAKLKLDNGSSANVTLTRGMVTSYKVKVWHGGKVELLHTWVEQEEEEEVVIRGGVSSAFSSSDDTEEWSLHGITGDSENCVQVELRRSDKKIKDIEMKQIITLRGDTLSIELCVTNKGVSPISIKGCSLVSYLTVSTPEATYAVGLEGSDFVETTPFLPRFGLVQGEEEDKYGLSGEEESNYKQLSEEMSRIYTLAPSSFTIIDRGRRNSVVVGREGFEEVYMYSPGSKLESYTKSAYVCIGPSSLLNPISLDPGCVWRGVLHLHNPNS
- the LOC111213160 gene encoding uncharacterized protein LOC111213160 isoform X1; the protein is MSSVHFSRCLKVCNGIKLGERGGVREVSPLMINCFKDLIHALMNVLLSTNDDDDEDHVDGHGNDATEEDDAKEDDGDTPTLTSSLRKVDSSSKKKKVQRVDVMGIKELAEIREFEPSSKHYVSIWSVENLMDYLIFFAMKKKMILIGGKTVCVLSCDLSNLVLMEGPRPAFESIYIDREVHIE
- the LOC111213160 gene encoding uncharacterized protein LOC111213160 isoform X2, with product MSSVHFSRCLKVCNGIKLGERGGVREVSPLMINCFKDLIHALMNVLLSTNDDDDEDHVDGHGNDATEEDDAKEDDGDTPTLTSSLRKVDSSSKKKKVQRVDVMGIKELAEIREFEPRCIVYPD
- the LOC111213160 gene encoding uncharacterized protein LOC111213160 isoform X3; protein product: MSSVHFSRCLKVCNGIKLGERGGVREVSPLMINCFKDLIHALMNVLLSTNDDDDEDHVDGHGNDATEEDDAKEDDGDTPTLTSSLRKVDSSSKKKKVQRVDVMGIKELAEIREFEPRKR